cccgcctttcACTCTCTCGTAGTGTTTGTATTTTTAAATCTTTAACATTTCCTTTTTAATACCATTTTATGTCCGTGTGTATTTAGTTATTGATCACAAGAAAAAGCTTGGCCTTCAAATGTATTCCTTGTTGAATAAGGTCAGTTTAGTTTTTTCtcgtttctctctttctctccgtctgtctgtctcgttctctctctctctctgtctgtctcactccgtctagttttctctgtctctcattggcgccatctatctctgtctctctttgaccgtctctctctctctctgtctgtatctctctctctctgtctgtctctctctgtctgtctgtctctctctctctgtcgctccctctccccccaatacacagacatataaacttggccacttttatatacacacactctttctctctctctctctctcaactgaAGTGTGTCTAAATGTTAACACGAATTCAACAACCAAAGCAGGTTATGATCAGCAActaattttaatgacaaaagtgGAGCCATTGATACATCATTTGCTAAGACCCTATTGATTACTTCAAGCATAACTTAAAAATACCTTGTCTTCATGTGGTCTACACACCTTGATTCACTGCTGAAAACATCAAAAccggtaacacacacacacacacacacacacacacacacacacacacacacacacacacacacacacacacacacacgttacatTTCCTTGTTTAGTGCATCATAACTTGCCCCAAACATAAGACTAAAAACCTTATCGCCTGCAGAGATTATTTTAGTCAACCAAAAAATAGAAACAAGGTCACAATTCTTGTAATAATTTACAATGCAGCAATGTGTGTATAAAGGTACATGCGATGCTTACATAACCTAGATCAGTTTTAGTTGTAACCACAACCGTACCTTATAAATCTATGCACAAGCTTTTACCGTGGGGACAATCTCTGATAATGCATGCGTTTGGTTCTAAAGATATGTCAAAGACTTAAATAGTTGTTGCACTAAAATCCTTAGACGACAATATTTTTGGTGGAAAGAAGGGCTTTTTTCATTAAATTGTGACTGTCATCTAAAACCAAAGAATGCCCTCAGCCCAAGTTCACACACGCCCAAGACTACCTGTTGCACCATAGCTTCCTGCATCCTCTCACGCTGGAGCCGACGCGCTTCCATTCTTGCCTGCGCAGCTTCTACTTCTCGTTCTTGCTGTCTTAATCGTCGTTGCCTTTTATCTTCTTCCTCCTTGAGTCTTCTACGCTGCTCTTCTTGTtcccttttttgttgttgccttcttttgttttcttcctctCGAATTTTTGTTGCTAGCTCTTCTTTTtccttctttatttttctctcgtgctcctctctctccttttggcgtttcctttcttcctcctccttcttcgcCTTTAGGGCTCTCTCTTCCTGTTCTTTCTTTTGCAACCATTCCGCCAGTCTcttctgatttttttcttccatCTGCTTTTTAAAGTCTGTCATGCGTTTGTCATATTCCGCCTGTGTCAGTTTCAGCTTGTCAAGCTTTTCCTTGTGAATCGCTTCCTGTTCCTTAAAGTATTTTGTAGCTTTGGCTTCTTGTTCTTCCACCTCGCCCAgcttttttctgacctcctttctCACTTCCTCAATTTCTTCCATGGTTTCCGCAATCCTGCCGTAGCTGATACAGGCATACGGTTTGCAACCGTTCGCGTATCTCAATTTTTGTGCCTTTTCAAGAAGGTTTGCAACCTGTGTTTGTCCTTCTGCAAGAGTTAGCTCGTTGTTGAGAACGACGCATCGCCCTCCACACTCTTCTAAGACTGTGTGAAGGTTGTCGGGAACGTGTTTAACAAACTGTTCGATGGTTGTATCATTTTTACTGAGTCTGTCCCCGCCAGTGAAAAGAACGACCATATGCTGAGAGGTGTTGGACCCAAGCAGCCTCTTGAAACGTCGGTAGGCGCCGAAATCTTGGGCGGTGTACTTTTCTCCGATTCTGATGACGTAGAGGATGACGTCAGGCCCAGGGTGCATGTTGATGACGCACTGCACGATCCTCAGTCCCACCTCCTCGAGGCTTTTACCCGTATCAAAGAGACCCGGTGTGTCCATCACCTGAGAAAAGGACGATAACATTCTCTGGAGTCACAATCTCTGTACATGTACAAGCAGGCAAAGAATCTTGAACTCATACGTTAACAGAATATAGAACCTGACCGGGTGCTGGTCTAGCAAAACGTGGTTCATGCATTCAGGCAGAACAAGATTTATATCATTGTTCAGTTTAACCTCTTACaacatcaatgaaaaaagaagtcGCGTAAAACTagattaatacatttagtcaatctgtcaactAATGAAACTGACGCACTGCATATGTTTTCACCAAGACtcctgttaacccgtgatttgtaaaaatgtaaaaacgttttacaaattacgtcgaacctaaaaccgcgatttgtaaaaaatgtaaaaatgtaaaaatatcgcattccacaaagtaatacatgccttttattattattttaatatttgttgtttaaaaCATCTatgctgggtggtgggggttggTTTGGGCCCGCTGGATAaattattacgatttttagcacaacaaagaaaacaaaccagAATTTCTCGGCGATGGGACAATGAAGTCATGAAGAACAAAAAAAGcataatagatcccttgactcaggggtagcgcgactctgttgctgttagctttccactggtaggaagcgacccgaatttcccagcgatgggacaataacgTAATGGAGAAAATAAATCGAATAGATCCTtggactttggggtagcgcgactctgttgctgctagctttccactgggaggaagcgacccaaatttcccagcgatgggacaataaagtaatgaaaaaaaatggagaaaaaaatcccttgactttggggtagcacgactctgttgctgctagctttccactgtgaggaagcaacccgaatttcccagcgatggaaataaagtaatgaataaaacaattttttttaaatctaatagatcccttgactttagagatgacaagaaaatattgggcgcatttacgtgatttgcaaaacatttgtttcaaatccgggttacatttttacaaatcacgggtaaACAACTCCACTGATTCCCTGCGGCGTGAAAACGTATGAAGATATCTTTCTATTAGCCCGTGCACATTGTGCCTGCTACAGCGAGCGGCCGGCTATCGATCGATTGAATGACAGAAGGTATAGTGCAGTAGCGCTTGTGCTCAGGAGGAAAGCGcgattttctgtattctttttagcttTCTGAGCTTCTTTCAAATCTAAActtaacatatgtatatatagctattctgatgaacacgtgggggaattcgggggctgtgatgggatggtctcttccgatttttctcaatatccaaaagcatattgtcgataacaaagacgcatggttccagtttacccatctgtaccacggcgatgtttctatcgacaacagcatacactgacaacttaaaaagctgtttcaacaactgtgttgtgaaatcgaatgcactctcagtcagtttttcttccaaagtcagaaagcgtgtagcggtgtgcatgtctgcgcgaacatgatgcgcgtaagaagtttgtctgctatcaaaacctgagatcaacgcatcaacgcaaaaactgtcattttgtaagtttggaacaacaaatcaaggtcataacagctatataggctaatcgctattgtgttttcatcgtagcaatagggtccgatatttagactcgaacaagtataatgcgactcgtcttcgggccctattgctacgctgaaaacacaatagctgttaatattctTGGATTCAGCGAATGATGCAGAAAACAATTGAAATTTGAATTTTATTTAGACATTtcatgaccaaactcattaattatcatttaagcttccaagcagaaacgcaatcccatagtccgagctttgtcgaagattgcttgaccaaagttcaatcaatttgatcgaaaaatgagggcgtgacagtcccgcctcaattttcactaaaagccggatatgacgtcaccaaagacatttatcgaaacaagGAAAACACGGTCTGTGTATGTAAAGTTGTATAAAGATCTGTCCAATAGTTTTCtgtgaattgctctacacacacacacacacacacacacacacacacacacacacacacacacacacacacacaccaccaccaccaccctcgtctcgattcccagtctatgttaaaactcagtcaaaacttgactatatgTAAAAGCACATGAAaataagcaacaacaaccaGGCACACCGCACAAAGGGTGAAATAGGTGCTTCTTTGAAGTTTGATTGCTTGGAAAAGGTGTTCAGCTAAGTTGGAAAAGGGTGGAGGGGAAAGTCTCATGAATATTCAATAGAACTGTTACCTTCACACCCTTGCCCAGGATGGTGTTGCTCTGAAGACTACACTCCTGGGTGACGGAACAGAACTCCGGGGAAGTGTCAAACGCTTCTTTTTGCAGGATCATGTTACCGGAACTACTCTTTCCACTTCCGGTCTTGCCAACCAGGAGAATAGAGATAATAGCTGCATAAAAAGAAGTGGAGAGTTAtttaaaaagacaaaacagaacaaGAACACGTGTAAATCATTCCATAATTTGTTATCAGAGTAGGAGGAGGCCACAAAGCTAAATTTAGTTTCGCCAGCACGAGAAACTAGGACTACTTTTTCTGCGAGCCGATGCGAGTCATACATGGCCTATAAACGATTTCTAAAAAATAATTCATATGTCTTTGAGGGCAAAATGTTCAATATACATGTCTATGATGAGACCGACAAAAAAAGATTCAATACAATTGTATAGTTCTCTTGGTTATGGTAGTCAACGTCATTGCTatctaatcaatcaatcaataacaGCATTCGTTCGAAAGATGATAaatatgtgttgttgttgttttgttgttgttagcacAGTTACTGCTGCTgaagttgtttttgtgtgtttttgcttTCAACTCAATAACAGAATCGTGCATAGTATTGTAGTTCGGGAGAATAACTTCGTTTTGTTAAAGAAACAtaggtttgtgtgggtgtcgATATTTTGAACTCACTATGATTTTGCTTTGATGAcaaacaactctctctctctctctctctctctctctctctctctctctctctctctctctctctctctctctctctctctctcgtttttttCTTCCGTTTTCAgtagaatttcttgtttttgtctttAATTTTGAGTCTAGgttgttttgttgtctttttcgTTTGTCTATCAAATCATCTGTTATTTTTAAGGACATATTGCAAGAAAATGCCCGACCTTAAAAACATAATCCTCCAAAAATAAAGTTCATTTAAGTTCAGTTTatgattctctgtctgtctttgtctctgtat
This region of Littorina saxatilis isolate snail1 linkage group LG8, US_GU_Lsax_2.0, whole genome shotgun sequence genomic DNA includes:
- the LOC138973140 gene encoding GTPase IMAP family member 7-like, with protein sequence MKMASTAIISILLVGKTGSGKSSSGNMILQKEAFDTSPEFCSVTQECSLQSNTILGKGVKVMDTPGLFDTGKSLEEVGLRIVQCVINMHPGPDVILYVIRIGEKYTAQDFGAYRRFKRLLGSNTSQHMVVLFTGGDRLSKNDTTIEQFVKHVPDNLHTVLEECGGRCVVLNNELTLAEGQTQVANLLEKAQKLRYANGCKPYACISYGRIAETMEEIEEVRKEVRKKLGEVEEQEAKATKYFKEQEAIHKEKLDKLKLTQAEYDKRMTDFKKQMEEKNQKRLAEWLQKKEQEERALKAKKEEEERKRQKEREEHERKIKKEKEELATKIREEENKRRQQQKREQEEQRRRLKEEEDKRQRRLRQQEREVEAAQARMEARRLQRERMQEAMVQQVVLGVCELGLRAFFGFR